From a single Raphanus sativus cultivar WK10039 chromosome 3, ASM80110v3, whole genome shotgun sequence genomic region:
- the LOC108846980 gene encoding PRA1 family protein B6: MASPLLPTSTSPDHLPGGSDPQLLSSLRVLVSRVVASARHATSDARPWTELIDRSAFSRPPSLSEAASRVRKNFSYFKSNYITLVAILLAASLLSHPFALFLLASLAASWLFLYVFRPSDQPLVIGGRTFSDLETLGMLCLCTVVVMFMTSVGSLLMSTLALGTMAVAVHGAFRAPEDLFLEEQETIGSGLFTFFNQNASNAAAAAIATSAMSRVRA, from the coding sequence atggCTTCTCCTCTTCTCCCAACTTCAACTTCTCCTGATCACCTCCCAGGTGGTAGTGATCCACAGTTACTAAGCTCTCTACGCGTCCTCGTTTCCCGCGTTGTAGCCTCCGCCCGTCACGCTACCTCCGACGCTCGGCCCTGGACAGAGCTCATCGACCGGTCAGCGTTCTCACGGCCACCATCCCTCTCCGAGGCAGCTTCGCGAGTAAGAAAGAACTTCTCCTACTTCAAATCCAACTACATAACCTTAGTAGCGATCTTGCTCGCCGCTTCTCTCCTCTCACACCCTTTCGCGCTCTTCCTCCTCGCCTCCCTCGCCGCTTCTTGGCTTTTCCTCTACGTTTTCCGTCCCTCGGATCAGCCGCTGGTCATCGGAGGACGCACGTTCTCTGACCTGGAGACGCTGGGGATGCTCTGTCTTTGCACCGTGGTGGTGATGTTCATGACGAGCGTCGGTTCGCTCTTGATGTCTACTCTGGCTCTTGGGACGATGGCTGTGGCCGTACACGGCGCGTTCCGTGCGCCTGAAGATCTGTTTCTTGAGGAGCAAGAAACTATTGGATCTGGTCTTTTCACATTCTTTAACCAAAATGCTTCAAACGCAGCAGCTGCTGCTATTGCTACATCCGCTATGTCACGAGTTCGAGCCTAA
- the LOC108846786 gene encoding uncharacterized protein LOC108846786, protein MIITGSSKPGSTDSQDYTLTTSVSFNMCSSLASQDHDCCGGDDDDDHEEMVVIDVSSAQDEPLTDASSISEEYEEKESSFCCDDNDDEESNEADVEEEEEDDDELRKRAEEFIAKVNNEWKHEKLRALISVY, encoded by the coding sequence ATGATCATCACTGGATCATCAAAACCCGGTTCGACCGATTCTCAAGATTACACATTGACTACCTCTGTGAGCTTCAATATGTGCAGCAGCCTTGCTTCTCAAGATCATGATTGttgtggtggtgatgatgatgatgatcatgaaGAGATGGTTGTCATTGATGTCTCATCTGCACAAGACGAGCCTCTGACCGATGCTTCCAGCATTTCTGAAGAATACGAGGAAAAAGAAAGCAGCTTTTGTTgtgatgataatgatgatgaagagAGCAATGAGGCTGATgttgaagaggaggaagaagacgatgatgaGTTAAGAAAGAGAGCAGAAGAGTTTATAGCAAAAGTTAACAATGAATGGAAGCATGAGAAGCTTAGGGCTCTGATCTCAGTTTATTGA
- the LOC108846975 gene encoding sorting nexin 2B: MMGSENDEDANLHASSREEMENLFLRDDPLSRSDVNGDHHHHHLSPPPIIVTPADSDPLSAPPPNGSSSSYIEPPSYADVIFSPFDDNASDECSSQSPRSPSYSTSSSDYIKITVSSPQKEQETASSVLSGGSTYITYLITTRTNLTEYKGSDFAVRRRFRDVVALGDRLAESYRGFCIPPRPDKSVVESQVMQRHEFVEQRRVALEKYLRRLALHPVIRISDEFKVFLGVEGKLPLQMGTDVASRVLDGVVKLPSEDQPVRGGRDLFRLFKELRQSVSNDWGGVKPAVVEEDKEFLEKKEKMHDLEREIINASQQAETLVKAQQDIGETLGELGLAFIKLTKFENEEAVFNSQRARANDMKNLATAAVKASRFYRELNSQTVKHLDTLHDYLGVMMAVQGAFADRSSALLTVQTLLSDVSSLEGRAEKLEAASSKVFGGDKSRIKKIEELKETIKATEDAKNVAIREYERIKENNRSEVERLDRERRADFLNMMKGFVVNQVGYAEKMANVWAKAAEETSQYNRV, translated from the exons ATGATGGGCTCGGAGAACGACGAAGACGCCAATCTCCACGCCTCCTCAAGGGAGGAGATGGAGAATCTCTTCCTCCGCGACGATCCCTTGTCGAGAAGCGACGTCAACGgcgatcaccaccaccaccacctctctCCGCCGCCGATTATCGTCACTCCGGCGGATTCCGATCCACTCTCGGCACCGCCTCCGAACGGAAGCAGCTCCTCTTACATCGAGCCTCCGTCTTACGCGGATGTTATCTTCAGCCCTTTCGATGATAACGCCTCAGATGAATGCAGCAGCCAGTCCCCAAGATCTCCGTCCTATTCGACAAGCTCCTCCGATTACATCAAGATCACTGTCTCCAGCCCCCAGAAGGAGCAGGAGACAGCAAGCTCCGTGCTTTCCGGAGGAAGCACTTACATTACCTACCTGATCACGACGAGAACGAATCTCACTGAGTACAAAGGTTCGGACTTTGCCGTGAGGAGGAGGTTTAGAGATGTTGTTGCGTTGGGGGATAGGTTGGCTGAGTCTTATAGAGGGTTCTGTATTCCACCGAGGCCGGATAAGAGCGTTGTGGAGAGCCAAGTGATGCAGAGGCATGAGTTTGTGGAGCAGCGGAGAGTTGCGTTGGAGAAGTACTTGCGCAGGCTTGCTTTGCATCCTGTGATTAGGATTAGCGATGAGTTTAAGGTGTTTCTTGGAGTGGAAGGGAAGTTGCCGTTACAGATGGGAACTGATGTGGCGTCTAGGGTGTTGGATGGTGTTGTGAAGCTGCCAAGTGAAGATCAGCCAGTTAGAGGGGGTAGAGATCTGTTTAGATTGTTCAAAGAGCTTAGACAGTCAGTTTCTAATGACTGGGGTGGAGTAAAACCAGCTGTTGTGGAAGAAGATAAAGAGTTTctggagaagaaggagaagatgcATGATCTTGAGAGAGAGATCATTAATGCCTCGCAGCAG GCTGAAACACTTGTCAAGGCACAGCAAGATATAGGGGAGACGTTGGGGGAATTGGGATTGGCGTTCATTAAGCTGACAAAGTTCGAGAACGAAGAAGCTGTCTTCAATTCTCAACGAGCTCGTGCCAATGATATGAAGAATTTAGCCACTGCAGCTGTGAAAGCTAGTAGATTTTACAGAGAGCTGAACTCACAAACGGTCAAGCATTTG GACACACTCCACGATTACCTAGGAGTAATGATGGCGGTCCAGGGCGCATTTGCAGATAGATCAAGTGCTTTACTGACAGTGCAGACGCTTCTATCTGACGTTTCATCACTCGAAGGAAGAGCAGAGAAGCTAGAAGCTGCGTCTTCAAAGGTGTTTGGCGGGGACAAATCAAGGATTAAGAAGATAGAAGAGTTAAAAGAAACAATCAAGGCCACTGAAGACGCCAAAAACGTAGCCATCAGGGAGTATGAGCGGATCAAG GAAAATAACAGGAGCGAGGTTGAAAGGCTGGACAGAGAAAGGCGTGCAGACTTCTTGAATATGATGAAGGGTTTTGTTGTTAACCAG GTAGGATATGCAGAGAAGATGGCCAATGTGTGGGCAAAGGCTGCAGAGGAGACTAGTCAATACAATAGAGTATGA